The Sander vitreus isolate 19-12246 chromosome 5, sanVit1, whole genome shotgun sequence genome includes a region encoding these proteins:
- the LOC144517707 gene encoding type-2 ice-structuring protein-like: MLTVSLLVCAMMALATAGDADVTSSKTNDTFSYADGPSCPASWNKHNDRCFLYVPRTLDWADAEKNCQSLKGNLASVHSVEEYQFIQRMITQQTQGNPMAWVGGTNCQKKTLWFWSDGRPFSFTFWCAGEPNNQGGNQGCLRMNYGEHNCWDDIQCSDQLASVCAKNP, translated from the exons ATGCTGACTGTGTCTCTACTCGTTTGTGCCATGATGGCTCTGGCTACAGCTGGTG ACGCAGATGTCACTTCCAGCAAAACAAATGACACTTTCAGCTACGCAGATGGCCCTTCTTGTCCTGCTTCTTGGAATAAGCACAATGATCGCTGTTTCCTctacgttcctagaacactggATTGGGCTGACGCTGAG AAAAACTGCCAGTCCTTGAAAGGAAACCTTGCATCGGTGCACAGTGTCGAGGAGTATCAGTTCATTCAGAGGATGATCACACAACAGACTCAGGGTAATCCAATGGCCTGGGTTGGAGGCACTAACTGCCAGAAG AAAACTCTTTGGTTCTGGAGTGATGGCAGACCTTTCTCCTTTACATTCTGGTGTGCAGGGGAACCCAACAATCAAGGTGGCAACCAGGGTTGTCTCCGGATGAATTACGGAG AGCACAACTGCTGGGATGATATCCAGTGTTCCGACCAACTTGCATCTGTCTGTGCCAAAAACCCATAA